The Alphaproteobacteria bacterium nucleotide sequence CATAAGAATCCTGTTCGTCCCTCAGCGCATTAACAATTTATGATTCAGCCCTGGAGTAAATGACGTAGCTGAGGGCGGGGATACCCAGCAAACGCTGTTTCGGTTTACGCGGGCCGTGTGAACTGAATATGCATCGTTGCGCACGAATTTGGAAAGGTCTTAACCTTTGCCTGACGGTGTACAATACGTATGCAAACGCTACGCGCAAGATGTGCGTGTAATACACGCATCTTGGCAAGGGAGACGCTGCGCTCTCCCGTTGCATCCCTCTCGCCGTGGCGCATGTCGGGCATCGAGCCCTCATGCGCCAGTAGAACGTATCGCCGTTCAATCGCTCGCGGGGCTTGGAGACTTGCCTCTCCACCTGCACCGAACCATGCAAGCATCCGTTTCCTGCGCCTACAGCGCCATGCGCAGCAAAAGGGCTTTATGCGCAGGAAATTATGGCGCATAGAGGGTACAATTGCGCATATAATTTGTAAATTGCGCACAACTATGTTTTAATTGCGCGTAAAGGTTTGCACGCAATTAAGAGGACATCGTGGCGAGGCGCATCCGGGACGAAGATTTGCAGGCGATTGAGGTCGCCGTGGCGCGGTATCCCGACGGTGCGAACGTGCGGCAGATCGAAGATGCGCTGGAGTTGGCGCCGCCGCGCCGTACGCTGCAATACCGCCTCAAATCCCTCGTCGACGACAATCGCCTGGTCATGGAGGGGGAAGCCCGATGGGCGCGCTACCGGGTGCCGCCGCCGGCAAAAGCGGCACTCGTCGTCGCGGGCTCCGGCGTAGCGCAGGCCGATGGCGAAGCGTCCTTGCCGTTATCCCGGTCCGGTGCCGAGGTGCGGAACTAGCGGGCGACGATTTCACGCGCGTTGACGACCATGCAGACATCCACCGTATTGAACTGGCAATCGATCACCGCGCCGTCGCCGATGACGCCGCCGAGCCGCAGATAACCCTTGATCAGGGTCGGCAGCGCCGCCATCGCCGCGCCGGGATCGTAGGATCCGCGCTCGCGCATCGCCATGTCGACGCGCCGGGACGGCAGCGCCCTGGCCCGAAGCTGCGACGGCGCGAGGCGATGGCGATACAGATAGGACAGGGCTACGGCATGTTCCGCCGGGTCCGTGCCCGGGAAGCTGGCGCAGCCGAACAGGACGCTGGCCTCGTGCGCGTCCATATAGGCCGCGATGCCGGTCCACAGCCGCTGCATCACCGGGCCGCGCCGGTATTCCGCCGCGACGCAGGACCGCCCCACCTCCAGCAGTTTTCCCGGCCATTTCAGCAGCGGCTTCAGGTCGTATTCGCCGGCGGAATAGAATGTCCCGGATTCGTCGCCGGACCGGCCCAGGTTCAGGCGGTAGGTGCCGACAACGCGCCGCGACTTGTCACACGCCGCATTGTCGACGACCAGCAGATGATCGCAGCGTTCGTCGAGCGCATCGACGTCCCGGCGGAGGCGACGCAGTTCCGGCGTCAGGCGCGCGCCCAGTTCCTCATAGAATATCCGGTACCGCAATGCCTGCGCCTGCCTGATCTCGTCGTCGTCCCGCGCCAGCCTTACGTCCAGTCGATTGAAAGATGCCATCGGTTCCGCCTTTCGCCAGGGTGTTCGGCAGCGGCAGCGAATCGCGGTACCCCGGATTCGGCGCCACCGCCGGTCCGGACACCGTAGCGGCGCAAACCGGACGGATCGGTGACAGCGGCGTTACAGGCATTTGAAAGATTTCAGGTCGAAACGGTTACAGCGTCGGGCAGCGGACACCGCCGCGTACTGCATTCAGGACAGGCCTCCCATGCCCCTGTACTGTGCAATAATCTGGCGTTCGCTTAACGGCGCATCCCGCAGTCGACCGCAAAAATAATATGCGGAAGCACAGTCATACGCCCCCGCCTTTCCCGCCAGGAATTCGTCGGCCAGCAGAAAAGGCCAGCTGATGCAGCGGCTCAGGAGTTGCAGAAGGTGCCGCGTAACCGGCTTTTCGGAAAAGCTGGACAAAAAATATTCAAGACTCCAGGCAAGCGCCATCCCGGGTCCATTACTGACGCCTGAGCGCACTTCATCAAACCAGCGAAACAGGCGCCTGTGGCCTATGGCGGTGAATCTGGTGTAGTCGTACCGACCCATGTGGACCTGCTGCATGAATGGAATCGACGAAAAAACCAGCCCCTCGGGTTTGAGTACACGACGAATTTCTTCGACGCACCGATTGGGGTCAGCAACATGTTCGAGGACGGCGATTGCGAACACGGCATCGAAAACGCCGCCGACAAACGGGATATCGTGCGCGTCCGCGATA carries:
- a CDS encoding class I SAM-dependent methyltransferase; translated protein: MTDKGKLKLPDCFIADLCVPGQPTRLLQRRGDALVTVDDRPEMTFPIVRGTPILINEDNSVFLLSHYREGKVTTMDLRDPTEKDRGVLARLKAQVGRMIPGKSRNVSKYSGRDALADLLDKQPDAKILVVGAGEARFEIQRDANIVYTDVALAPDTHLIADAHDIPFVGGVFDAVFAIAVLEHVADPNRCVEEIRRVLKPEGLVFSSIPFMQQVHMGRYDYTRFTAIGHRRLFRWFDEVRSGVSNGPGMALAWSLEYFLSSFSEKPVTRHLLQLLSRCISWPFLLADEFLAGKAGAYDCASAYYFCGRLRDAPLSERQIIAQYRGMGGLS
- a CDS encoding GNAT family N-acyltransferase, giving the protein MASFNRLDVRLARDDDEIRQAQALRYRIFYEELGARLTPELRRLRRDVDALDERCDHLLVVDNAACDKSRRVVGTYRLNLGRSGDESGTFYSAGEYDLKPLLKWPGKLLEVGRSCVAAEYRRGPVMQRLWTGIAAYMDAHEASVLFGCASFPGTDPAEHAVALSYLYRHRLAPSQLRARALPSRRVDMAMRERGSYDPGAAMAALPTLIKGYLRLGGVIGDGAVIDCQFNTVDVCMVVNAREIVAR